The Benincasa hispida cultivar B227 chromosome 11, ASM972705v1, whole genome shotgun sequence genome has a segment encoding these proteins:
- the LOC120090351 gene encoding ABC transporter D family member 1 encodes MPSLQLLHLTKHRHNILASRRKTLLFASGVVLVGGTAAYLRSRSNKKSSSFNHYNGLDSNDERSTNLETEGGRIKKSTQKSGGLKSLHALAAILLSKMGKAGAKDLLSLLGIVVLRTALSNRLAKVQGFLFRAAFLRRVPLFLRLISENLLLCFLLSTLYSTSKYVTGILSLHFRKILTRLIHTHYFKNMSYYKISHVDGRVTNPEQRIASDIPRFCSELSELVQDDLTAVVDGLLYTWRLCSYASPKYVLWILGYVAVSGTLIRNFSPPFGKLMSKEQQLEGEYRQLQSRLRTHSESIAFYGGERREEFHILQKFNTLVEHLKIVLHEHWWFGMIQDFLVKYFGATFAVILIIEPFFSGHLRPDSSTLGRAEMLSNLRYHTSVIISLFQSLGTLSISSRRLNRLSGYARRIHELMIVSKELSAESSQPATGDMNCFSEADYIEFSGVKVVTPSGNVLVDDLTLKVEPGSNLLITGPNGSGKSSLFRVLGGLWPLISGHIVKPGVGSDLNKEIFYVPQRPYTAVGTLRDQLIYPLTADQEVEPLTHDGMAELLKNVDLEYLLDRYPPEKEINWGDELSLGEQQRLGMARLFYHKPKFAILDECTSAVTTDMEERFCSKVRDMGTSCITISHRPALVAFHDVVLSLDGEGGWSVHYKRQEFPQGVINSMRPKTDRQSDAVVVQQAFSSLEKASSFSKSDAGSYNSRVIATSPPADSIATRPTVPQLEGIPRILPLRIAAMIKILVPTLFDKQGAQLLAVGFLVLSRTWISDRIASLNGTTVKYVLEQDKASFIRLIGVSVLQSAANAFIAPSLRNFTARLALGWRIRLTKHLLKNYMKNNAFYKVFYMSNKSIDADQRLTNDLEKLTTDLSGLVTGMVKPSVDILWFTWRMKMLTGRRGVAILYAYMLLGLGFLRTAAPDFGELTSQEQQLEGTFRFMHERLRTHAESVAFFGGGSREKAMIESRFKKLVDHSLLNLKKKWLFGILDDFVTKQLPHNVTWGLSLLYALDHQGDRAMTSTQGELAHALRFLASVVSQSFLAFGDILELHRKFLELSGGINRISELEELLDAAHSVTRGSTTNKRDFYAEDVISFSRVDIITPAQKMLAKKLTCDVLQEKSLLVTGPNGSGKSSIFRVLRGLWPIASGRLTKPSQNTKEDEWGCGIFYVPQRPYTCLGTLRDQIIYPLSREEAEMKSSKLYAKGETSVDNVLDVHLGTILQHVRLNYLLEREEGGWDANLNWEDILSLGEQQRLGMARLFFHKPKFGILDECTNATSVDVEEHLYKVAKSMGITVVTSSQRPALIPFHSLELRLIDGEGNWELRSIEQ; translated from the exons ATGCCATCTCTTCAGTTGTTGCATTTAACCAAGCATCGCCACAATATTCTTGCCTCAAGGAG GAAAACTTTGCTATTTGCCTCTGGCGTTGTTCTTGTTGGTGGGACTGCTGCATATTTGCGATCACGAAGCAATAAAAAATCTTCATCTTTTAACCATTACAATGGGCTTGATAGTAATGACGAGAGATCTACAAATTTGGAAACAGAAGGTGGTAGGATCAAGAAAAGCACGCAGAAGAGTGGTGGACTGAAGTCACTTCATGCACTTGCCGCTATTCTGTTGTCTAAGATGGGCAAAGCGGGTGCCAAGGATCTATTATCTTTACTGGGTATAGTG GTACTACGAACTGCTCTGAGCAATAGACTAGCAAAAGTTCAAGGATTTCTTTTTCGTGCAGCATTTCTTCGACGTGTTCCATTGTTCTTACGTTTGATTTCAGAGAATCTGCTTTTATGTTTCCTTCTCTCAACTCTCTACTCTACTTCAAAATACGTGACTGGGATCTTAAGTCTACATTTCAGAAAAATATTGACACGACTCATTCACACTCACTATTTTAAG AATATGTCGTACTACAAAATATCACATGTGGATGGTCGAGTGACAAATCCTGAACAGCGAATTGCAAGTGATATACCTAGGTTTTGTTCAGAATTGAGTGAGCTTGTACAGGATGATTTAACAGCAGTTGTTGATGGTCTCCTCTATACTTGGCGCCTTTGTTCTTATGCTAGCCCAAAATATGTCCTATGGATTTTG GGCTATGTAGCAGTATCTGGAACCTTGATCCGAAATTTTTCTCCTCCTTTTGGGAAACTAATGTCTAAAGAACAACAGTTGGAAGGGGAGTACCGCCAACTTCAATCTCGTTTAAGAACCCATTCTGAGAGCATAGCCTTTTATGGtggagaaagaagagaagagttTCATATTCTGCAAAAGTTTAATACTCTCgttgaacatttaaaaattgTCCTTCATGAACATTGGTGGTTTGGCATGATTCAGGATTTCCTAGTGAAGTATTTTGGTGCCACTTTTGCTGTTATTTTGATTATCGAGCCTTTCTTTTCTGGTCATCTCAGACCTGACTCTTCAACTTTAGGGCGAGCAGAGATGTTGAGCAACCTTAGATATCATACCAGTGTTATAATCTCATTATTTCAGTCTCTTGGAACTCTATCTATTAGTTCAAGACGTCTCAATCGTCTAAG TGGTTATGCTAGACGGATTCATGAGCTAATGATTGTGTCCAAAGAGTTGAGCGCTGAATCTTCTCAGCCTGCAACTGGTGATATGAATTGCTTCAGTGAAGCAGATTATATTGAGTTTTCTGGAGTTAAG GTTGTTACTCCCAGCGGTAATGTGTTGGTGGATGACTTGACTCTTAAGGTTGAGCCAGGATCTAATCTTTTAATTACAG GTCCAAATGGTAGTGGGAAGAGCTCACTTTTTCGAGTTCTAGGTGGCCTTTGGCCTCTGATTTCTGGCCATATTGTTAAACCTGGGGTTGGGTCTGATCTGAACAAGGAAATTTTCTACGTTCCACAGAGACCATATACTGCTGTTGGCACCCTTAGGGACCAGTTAATTTACCCGCTAACTGCAGATCAAGAAGTTGAACCACTCACGCATGATGGAATGGCAGAATTATTAAAAAAC GTTGACCTCGAGTATTTGCTAGACCGTTACCCTCCTGAAAAAGAGATAAACTGGGGTGATGAACTATCTCTAGGAGAGCAACAAAGGTTAGGGATGGCCAGATTGTTTTATCATAAGCCCAAATTTGCAATTCTCGATGAATGCACAAGTGCTGTCACAACTGATATGGAAGAACGGTTTTGCTCTAAAGttagagatatgggaacatcATGCATTACAATCTCGCACCGTCCAGCGTTGGTTGCTTTCCATGATGTGGTACTATCCTTGGATGGTGAAGGAGGTTGGAGTGTTCATTATAAACG GCAGGAGTTTCCGCAGGGAGTGATCAATTCCATGAGACCTAAGACCGACCGTCAAAGTGATGCAGTTGTAGTCCAGCAAGCATTTTCCAGTCTTGAGAAG GCATCTAGTTTCTCTAAGTCAGATGCAGGATCATACAATTCAAGGGTGATAGCAACCTCACCTCCTGCAGATAGTATTGCTACTCGTCCAACTGTTCCTCAACTTGAAGGAATTCCCAGAATATTGCCACTGAGAATTGCTGCAATGATCAAAATACTG GTGCCCACATTATTTGATAAACAGGGAGCACAGCTGCTGGCAGTTGGTTTTCTTGTTTTATCTAGAACATGGATATCAGACCGCATTGCCTCATTGAATG GAACCACTGTAAAGTATGTTTTGGAGCAGGATAAGGCATCCTTTATTCGGTTGATTGGAGTTAGTGTCCTGCAAAGTGCAGCTAATGCATTTATTGCTCCTTCTCTAAG GAATTTCACCGCAAGGCTAGCCCTCGGTTGGAGGATTCGATTGACAAAGCATCTGCTAAAAAATTACATGAAGAACAATGCATTTTACAAG GTCTTTTATATGTCTAATAAAAGTATTGATGCGGATCAGAGATTAACCAATGATCTTGAGAAGTTGACCACAGACCTATCTGGGCTAGTTACTGGGATGGTGAAGCCATCTGTTGATATTCTTTG GTTCACTTGGAGAATGAAGATGTTGACAGGTAGGAGAGGAGTTGCCATTTTGTATGCTTATATGTTGCTAGGCCTGGGTTTTCTAAGAACAGCTGCTCCTGATTTTGGTGAACTAACTAGTCAAGAACAGCAACTTGAGGGAACGTttag GTTTATGCATGAAAGACTCCGTACGCATGCTGAGTCTGTTGCTTTCTTTGGCGGTGGTTCTCGTGAAAAAGCC ATGATTGAGTCAAGATTTAAGAAGCTTGTGGACCATTCATTGTTGAATTTAAAGAAGAAATGGCTGTTTGGCATATTAGATGATTTTGTCACAAAACAATTACCTCACAATGTGACATGGGGTTTGAGCTTGTTATATGCCCTGGATCATCAAGGTGACCGAGCCATGACTTCCACTCAAG GTGAACTGGCACATGCACTACGATTTTTAGCATCTGTTGTATCTCAAAGCTTTTTAGCTTTCGGCGACATTCTTGAATTACACAGAAAGTTTCTTGAGCTCTCTGGTGGTATCAATAGAATATCTGAGCTTGAAGAGCTCTTGGATGCTGCGCATTCCG TTACTAGAGGATCTACGACCAACAAGAGGGACTTTTATGCAGAAGATGTTATTTCCTTCTCCAGGGTGGATATCATTACCCCAGCACAGAAGATGTTAGCAAAGAAGCTGACTTGTGACGTTTTACAGGAGAAAAGCCTGCTGGTTACGG GCCCAAATGGGAGTGGAAAAAGCTCAATTTTCAGAGTTCTTAGAGGTCTTTGGCCAATTGCAAGTGGAAGACTCACTAAACCATCACAAAATACCAAGGAAGACGAATGGGGTTGTGGTATTTTTTATGTTCCTCAGCGTCCCTATACGTGCCTTGGAACACTGAGAGATCAAATAATATATCCACTATCTCGTGAAGAAGCAGAGATGAAGTCATCAAAATTGTATGCCAAAG GTGAAACATCTGTGGATAATGTTCTGGATGTGCATTTGGGAACTATTCTACAGCATGTTCGGTTAAATTATCTTTTGGAAAGGGAGGAAGGTGGTTGGGATGCAAATTTGAATTGGGAAGACATTCTTTCCCTTGGCGAGCAGCAGAGGTTAGGAATG GCACGCTTGTTTTTCCACAAGCCAAAGTTTGGCATCCTTGATGAGTGCACCAA TGCCACTAGTGTAGACGTTGAAGAACACCTATACAAGGTTGCAAAGAGCATGGGAATAACAGTAGTTACTTCATCCCAG AGACCTGCTCTAATACCATTCCACTCATTAGAGCTACGACTTATTGATGGAGAAGGTAACTGGGAACTTCGTTCTATTGAGCAGTAA